A genomic region of Anopheles coustani chromosome 3, idAnoCousDA_361_x.2, whole genome shotgun sequence contains the following coding sequences:
- the LOC131271902 gene encoding THO complex subunit 3, protein MGSSKTQLEELQEYFKGHNKTREASKAHTAKVHSVGWNCDGRRLASGSFDKTVAVFTLDRDRLNKESTYRGHTGSVDQLCWHASMPDLLSTASGDKTVRIWDVRVGKCATFINTKGENINITWSPDGHTIAVGNKEDLVTFIDTRTHKIRAEEQFSFEVNEIAWSNGSDLFFLTNGQGCVHILNYPNLELQQILKAHPSTCICIEFDPTGKYFATGSADALVSLWDAEELACLRVFSRLDWPVRTISFSHDGKLLASASEDLIIDIGDTETGEKVADISVDAATFTVAWHPKQYILAYACDDKDTNDRRRDAGSLKVWGFSE, encoded by the exons aTGGGAAGCAGCAAAACGCAGCTTGAGGAATTGCAAGAATACTTTAAAGGACACAACAAAACCAGAGAAGCATCGAAAGCACACACAGCGAAGGTGCATTCGGTCGGATGGAATTGTGATGGGCGCCGCTTAGCGTCCGGTTCGTTTGACAAAACAGTGGCCGTATTTACGCTCGATCGCGACCGTTTG AACAAGGAGAGCACATACCGTGGCCACACTGGCTCGGTTGATCAGCTCTGCTGGCACGCCTCGATGCCGGACCTGCTCAGCACGGCCAGTGGCGACAAAACGGTGCGCATATGGGACGTCCGGGTCGGCAAGTGTGCCACATTCATCAACACCAAAGGggaaaacatcaacattaCATGGTCACCGGATGGGCACACGATAGCGGTCGGCAATAAGGAGGATCTGGTGACGTTCATTGACACCCGGACGCACAAAATCCGCGCGGAGGAGCAGTTCAGCTTTGAGGTGAACGAAATCGCCTGGAGCAACGGTAGTGACCTGTTTTTCCTCACCAACGGGCAAGGCTGCGTGCATATACTGAACTACCCGAATCTGGAGCTGCAACAGATCTTGAAAGCTCACCCGAGCACCTGCATCTGCATCGAGTTCGATCCGACGGGGAAGTATTTTGCGACCGGTTCGGCTGACGCACTCGTGTCTCTGTGGGATGCGGAAGAGTTGGCGTGTCTGCGCGTGTTCTCGAGACTCGATTGGCCCGTGCGGACGATTTCTTTTAGCCACGACGGCAAGCTGCTCGCTTCGGCCAGCGAAGATTTGATCATAGACATCGGCGATACGGAGACGGGAGAAAAGGTGGCCGATATTTCGGTTGATGCAGCCACGTTCACCGTTGCGTGGCATCCGAAGCAGTACATATTGGCTTACGCTTGCGACGACAAGGACACCAATGACCGGCGAAGAGACGCGGGCAGTTTGAAAGTATGGGGATTCTCCGAGTAG
- the LOC131271903 gene encoding U3 small nucleolar ribonucleoprotein protein IMP4 — MLRRQARLRREYLYRKAVESKHKLQQDKKERIKQALEEHIPIHGDLRKDALALQEKLKWTDQGPKRAAEIGGESGGANTADSKDDEYRFAGCEDPKIMITTSRDPSNRLKQFVKELRLIFPNAQRMNRGNYEMKQLVHACRANNVTDFIVVHEHKGVPDNLIISHLPYGPTACFTLSGVVMRHDIPDIGTMSEQKPHLVFHNFKTKLGARTMSILKFLFPVPKEDSKRVMTFANHDDYISFRHHTYRMVEKQLELTEVGPRFQLKLYQIKLGTLDELDAADTEWVYRPYMNTAAKRRFLSDDDGWQQDDVPQ, encoded by the coding sequence atgctGCGTCGCCAGGCCCGTCTTCGCAGAGAATACCTTTATCGGAAGGCGGTCGAGAGCAAACACAAATTGCAGCAGGACAAAAAGGAACGTATCAAGCAGGCACTCGAGGAACACATACCGATCCACGGCGATTTGCGGAAGGATGCACTAGCTCTACAGGAGAAACTGAAATGGACTGACCAGGGACCGAAACGGGCTGCCGAAATTGGAGGCGAAAGTGGTGGTGCCAACACGGCCGACTCAAAGGACGACGAGTACCGATTCGCCGGCTGCGAAGATCCGAAGATCATGATCACAACATCGCGCGACCCCTCGAACCGGCTAAAGCAATTCGTCAAGGAGCTCCGTTTGATCTTTCCCAACGCACAGCGCATGAACCGTGGTAACTATGAGATGAAACAGCTGGTGCATGCCTGCCGGGCAAACAACGTAACCGACTTTATCGTCGTGCACGAGCACAAGGGTGTTCCGGATAATCTCATCATTTCGCACCTTCCGTACGGACCGACGGCATGTTTTACCCTGTCCGGGGTAGTGATGCGCCACGATATTCCCGACATTGGAACGATGAGTGAGCAGAAGCCACATCTGGTTTTTCACAACTTCAAGACGAAACTGGGCGCGCGTACCATGTCCATATTGAAGTTCCTCTTTCCGGTACCGAAGGAAGATTCGAAACGTGTTATGACGTTCGCCAACCACGATGATTACATTAGCTTCCGGCACCACACGTACcggatggtggaaaaacagcTAGAGTTGACCGAAGTTGGACCACGGTTTCAGCTGAAGCTGTATCAAATCAAGCTAGGCACGTTGGACGAGCTGGATGCGGCGGACACTGAGTGGGTTTACAGACCTTACATGAATACGGCAGCGAAGAGAAGGTTTCTCTCGGACGACGACGGCTGGCAGCAGGATGATGTCCCTCAGTAA
- the LOC131271901 gene encoding NADPH-dependent diflavin oxidoreductase 1 → MFERKLTILYGSQSGTAQDLAEQIWRESKMYHFRGNVLPMDEYDVSELISERFVVCVCSTYGQGEEPDNMKRFWKFLLRKSLPSDSLRQVHFAVLGLGDSRYPKFNYVAKKLHKRLLQLGGSALLQVGLCDDQHDLGYGAVFLPWINQLWEELGKIAPLPANQHKLPESPREFRWKVEVLKKAETGTPSQQPASIDLYAEVQMPNGFQTVVLENRRTTANDHFQDVRLITFEKKSVPWCPGDVLYVRPHNSKDNVDTLFGILHEQGFDLNKTTLVEVKAVDSEMPVPSILQKPLTLQAISEQYWDLTAIPRARAFAVLAKNCPNDLEKEKLVEFSSVEGQEELFSYANRPRRNILEVLQDFPHATKSLTLEAMFEVFQPIKPRAFSIASAVESNKLQILVAVIEYKTKLSVPRRGLCSHWLKQLSPGDLVNAWVRRSTFQLPLDKHTPLVMIGPGTGLAPFRGILQERELSETPTAAPLVLFFGCRSSTADFHCEKDLKRMEQSGMLQLFCAFSRDQPDKVYVQHLIRKEGVLLKKLLVENGGYVLVSGSSKNMPEAVKEALIEAIGDANHIEDMIKANRYQEETWA, encoded by the exons ATGTTCGAACGAAAACTCACCATACTTTACGGTAGCCAGTCGGGAACGGCCCAAGATTTGGCCGAACAGATATGGCGTGAATCGAAGATGTATCACTTTCGCGGTAACGTCCTCCCGATGGACGAGTACGACGTGTCGGAATTGATTTCGGAGCGGTTCGTCGTTTGCGTGTGCTCCACCTACGGCCAGGGCGAAGAGCCGGACAATATGAAGCGGTTCTGGAAGTTTCTGCTGCGTAAAAGCCTCCCATCCGATTCTCTCCGGCAGGTTCACTTTGCCGTGCTCGGCCTCGGCGATTCACGGTACCCAAAGTTCAATTACGTTGCGAAAAAACTGCACAAACGGTTGCTCCAACTCGGTGGAAGTGCACTTCTGCAGGTTGGCCTATGCGATGATCAGCACGATCTTGGATACGGGGCTGTCTTTCTGCCGTGGATTAATCAACTGTGGGAGGAGCTGGGCAAGATAGCACCTCTGCCGGCCAATCAGCACAAGCTGCCTGAAAGTCCCCGTGAGTTTCGGTGGAAGGTAGAGGTTTTAAAGAAAGCCGAGACAGGTACTCCTTCCCAGCAGCCTGCTTCGATTGATCTGTACGCGGAGGTTCAGATGCCAAACGGGTTTCAAACGGTGGTGCTTGAAAACCGTCGCACAACGGCCAACGATCATTTCCAGGACGTTCGACTGATCACGTTCGAAAAGAAATCCGTTCCCTGGTGCCCGGGCGATGTGCTTTATGTAAGACCGCACAATTCTAAGGACAATGTAGACACATTGTTCGGTATATTGCACGAGCAAGGATTCGATCTCAACAAGACCACGTTGGTGGAGGTGAAAGCGGTTGATTCTG AAATGCCTGTGCCCTCCATATTACAGAAACCTCTTACATTGCAAGCCATTTCGGAACAGTACTGGGACTTGACTGCAATCCCACGTGCGAGGGCATTCGCCGTCCTGGCCAAGAATTGTCCAAACGatctcgaaaaggaaaaacttgtCGAATTTAGCAGCGTCGAAGGACAAGAGGAACTGTTCTCCTATGCCAACCGACCGAGAAGAAACATTCTGGAGGTTTTGCAAGACTTTCCTCATGCCACCAAAAGCCTCACCCTGGAAGCCATGTTCGAGGTGTTCCAGCCGATCAAACCTAGAGCATTTTCGATCGCTTCTGCTGTGGAAAGTAACAAACTGCAAATACTGGTGGCGGTCATCGAGTACAAAACTAAGCTTAGCGTTCCCAGACGAGGGTTGTGTTCGCACTGGTTAAAACAGTTGAGTCCCGGCGATTTGGTTAATGCATGGGTACGAAGAAGTACATTTCAGCTTCCGTTGGACAAG cATACACCCCTTGTAATGATTGGTCCTGGTACTGGGTTGGCTCCTTTCCGTGGTATCCTTCAAGAAAGGGAACTTTCCGAGACGCCCACTGCTGCACCTTTGGTATTGTTCTTTGGGTGCCGTAGTTCCACCGCGGACTTTCACTGCGAGAAGGATTTGAAGCGGATGGAACAGAGCGGGATGCTGCAACTGTTTTGTGCCTTTTCGCGAGATCAACCGGACAAGGTGTATGTGCAGCATCTGATACGTAAGGAAGGGGTCCTGCTGAAGAAATTGTTGGTGGAAAACGGAGGATACGTGCTGGTTTCGGGTAGTTCAAAGAATATGCCGGAAGCAGTGAAAGAAGCGTTGATAGAAGCTATAGGCGATGCGAATCATATCGAAGATATGATAAAAGCGAACCGCTATCAGGAAGAAACCTGGGCATAA